From Microbacterium sp. LWH11-1.2, one genomic window encodes:
- a CDS encoding ABC transporter permease has translation MTLAGITSALRIPRWGRRRLPALDPYTIFLIVLCGALIVMAAIGPLVAPYAPDSTDLLAANQGPSPAHLLGTDSLGRDLLSRILWGAQISYAAALLIVCISVIIGTLLALLSSWYGGFVDSATSSVLNVFIAIPGMIVAIIAVTVLGAGFWAPVLAMAFASSPYVARVIRGTALQERHRPYVEALALSGVSTVRINAHILRGVMPIVLAQATFGFSVALLEFGALSFIGLGVQPPTAEWGAMVIAGRTELLAGNPQQTTAAGVMIVLTVISFTLLGERLQRMLGASR, from the coding sequence ATGACACTCGCCGGCATCACCTCAGCTCTGCGCATTCCTCGGTGGGGCCGGAGACGCCTGCCTGCCCTGGATCCGTACACGATCTTCCTCATCGTCCTCTGCGGGGCGCTTATCGTGATGGCCGCGATCGGGCCGTTGGTCGCGCCGTATGCCCCGGATTCCACTGATCTCCTCGCCGCTAACCAAGGCCCGAGTCCGGCGCACCTCCTCGGCACGGATTCGCTCGGACGAGACCTTCTCTCCCGGATCCTCTGGGGCGCGCAGATCAGCTACGCGGCGGCTTTGCTCATCGTCTGCATCAGCGTCATCATCGGCACCCTCCTCGCTCTGCTGTCGTCCTGGTACGGCGGGTTCGTGGACAGTGCGACGTCCTCGGTTCTCAACGTGTTCATCGCCATACCCGGGATGATCGTGGCCATCATCGCGGTCACGGTTCTCGGTGCCGGGTTCTGGGCGCCCGTGCTGGCCATGGCATTCGCGAGTTCGCCTTACGTGGCGCGCGTGATCAGGGGAACTGCGCTGCAGGAGCGTCACCGCCCCTACGTCGAGGCGCTCGCACTCTCTGGAGTGTCGACCGTGCGAATCAATGCGCATATTTTGCGCGGTGTCATGCCGATCGTGCTCGCTCAGGCGACTTTCGGCTTCAGCGTCGCGCTGCTCGAGTTCGGTGCGCTGTCGTTCATCGGACTCGGAGTCCAGCCGCCGACCGCGGAATGGGGGGCCATGGTCATCGCCGGCCGCACCGAGCTCCTCGCCGGGAATCCCCAACAGACGACGGCGGCCGGAGTCATGATCGTCCTCACCGTGATCTCTTTCACCCTCCTGGGGGAACGTCTGCAGAGGATGCTGGGAGCGAGTCGATGA
- a CDS encoding ABC transporter ATP-binding protein — MTHTEDPRPPLLSIRGLHVRNRIGRELVPVLSGVDLDVRPGEAVGVVGESGSGKSMTLRAVMGQLPKGFSSKGSIEFDGEDVLSMRPSHLARFRSRRVGMIYQDPRAHINPLWTIGDFLTEAVVADRRLSRREARDRAGRLLEEVGFRDPVRQMKQYPGQLSGGLLQRVMIVAALMPEPQLLLADEPTTALDVTVQAEVMSIFGDVIRAHDVGLLFVTHDLDLAAATTDRLVVMYAGRIIEAGPARSVTSTPTHPYTSALLAARPSLTRRELPASIPGVPTLASSVHDRCAFADRCRFVEPECVESEPRLRPVGDDSVSACVRTHEIRNRLERIAQ, encoded by the coding sequence ATGACACACACAGAAGACCCTCGTCCCCCGCTTCTTTCGATCCGGGGCCTGCACGTACGCAATCGGATCGGGCGCGAGCTCGTGCCGGTCCTCAGCGGAGTCGACCTCGACGTGCGCCCTGGCGAAGCCGTCGGCGTCGTAGGGGAGTCCGGCTCGGGCAAGTCGATGACGTTGCGCGCGGTGATGGGGCAGTTGCCCAAGGGCTTCAGCAGTAAGGGCAGCATTGAGTTCGACGGTGAGGACGTCCTCTCGATGCGACCTTCGCACCTCGCGAGGTTTCGATCTCGTCGGGTGGGGATGATCTACCAGGATCCTCGAGCGCACATCAACCCACTGTGGACCATCGGCGACTTCCTCACAGAGGCGGTCGTGGCCGATCGCCGTCTGTCCCGCCGCGAAGCGCGGGATCGCGCCGGGCGGCTGCTCGAAGAGGTGGGGTTCCGCGATCCTGTGCGGCAGATGAAGCAGTACCCCGGCCAGCTCTCGGGGGGTCTGCTGCAGCGCGTGATGATCGTCGCCGCCCTGATGCCCGAACCTCAGCTCCTGCTCGCCGACGAGCCGACCACCGCGCTCGACGTCACCGTTCAGGCGGAGGTCATGTCGATCTTCGGAGACGTGATTCGGGCTCACGATGTCGGGCTCCTCTTCGTGACCCATGATCTCGATCTCGCCGCGGCCACGACCGATCGGCTGGTGGTGATGTACGCGGGGCGCATCATCGAGGCGGGGCCGGCTCGCTCAGTGACGAGCACCCCGACGCACCCCTACACCTCTGCGTTGCTGGCCGCGCGCCCTTCTCTGACGAGACGCGAGCTTCCCGCCAGCATCCCGGGAGTCCCGACGCTCGCGTCGTCCGTGCACGATCGCTGCGCTTTCGCGGATCGATGCCGCTTCGTCGAGCCCGAATGCGTCGAGAGCGAACCGCGGCTGCGGCCAGTGGGCGACGACAGTGTGTCCGCATGCGTGAGAACTCACGAGATCCGAAACCGGCTGGAGAGGATCGCACAGTGA
- a CDS encoding ATP-binding cassette domain-containing protein — MSASLVSLEHVTKVFASPGGDFRAVDDVSFDLMPGESVGIVGESGSGKSTTARMIAGLERTTEGRITFWGEQTRPARTAVARRAQARRVQMVFQDPFGSLDPRQKLGACLAEIFAIHGTPAGQSTNEFARTLLKRVGLEAHHADSYPRHLSGGQRQRFAIARALAPQPHLLILDEAVSALDVSVQAQVLRLLSDLREETQLAYLFVSHDLAVVRQICDRVLVMRDGTVVEEGPIDQVLDDPQAAYTRRLIEAVPVPGWTPPQRKRR; from the coding sequence GTGAGCGCATCTCTTGTATCACTGGAACACGTGACGAAGGTCTTCGCTTCTCCCGGCGGAGATTTCCGAGCCGTCGACGATGTGAGCTTCGATCTGATGCCAGGCGAGTCCGTCGGGATCGTCGGTGAGTCGGGTTCGGGGAAATCGACCACCGCACGAATGATCGCGGGGCTCGAGCGGACCACAGAGGGGCGGATCACCTTCTGGGGCGAGCAGACGAGACCCGCCCGGACAGCGGTCGCTCGCCGCGCCCAGGCCCGACGAGTGCAGATGGTCTTCCAGGACCCGTTCGGATCCTTGGACCCTCGCCAGAAGCTCGGAGCGTGTCTCGCGGAGATCTTCGCCATCCATGGCACGCCGGCCGGTCAATCGACGAACGAGTTCGCCCGCACGCTGCTGAAGCGTGTCGGACTGGAGGCGCACCACGCCGATTCCTATCCCCGGCATTTGTCCGGAGGTCAGCGGCAGCGATTCGCCATCGCGCGGGCTTTGGCGCCGCAGCCGCACCTGCTGATCCTCGACGAAGCGGTGTCGGCGCTCGACGTCAGCGTCCAGGCGCAGGTGCTCAGATTGCTCAGCGACCTCCGCGAGGAGACGCAGCTGGCGTATCTGTTCGTCTCGCACGACCTGGCCGTCGTCCGTCAGATCTGCGATCGCGTTCTGGTGATGCGAGACGGAACCGTTGTCGAGGAAGGTCCCATCGACCAGGTGCTGGACGATCCTCAGGCTGCCTATACCCGCAGGCTCATAGAGGCCGTGCCGGTACCGGGCTGGACACCGCCGCAGCGCAAACGTCGGTGA